A segment of the Lycium ferocissimum isolate CSIRO_LF1 chromosome 10, AGI_CSIRO_Lferr_CH_V1, whole genome shotgun sequence genome:
GAAAGATGAAAATAAGCAAAACCCCTAATTTTCTAGGCAGAGGAAAGCCATGTTGAGCATGGACCTGCACTGAGTTCACCGAGTGAAAGAGTATACATTATTGTGATTCCGCTAAGAGCCTAAAAGTTTAGGAGGATTCAAGTACAAGATTTCAGCTTGATTAGAGATAAAACAATCATAAAGGATACAAAGGATCatcttcaattttcttgaagtcTAAGCTGCAGTCAGCAGATAAATCTTCCCAAACTTTCgcgtcttcttcttctcctccacTGTCTTCATCAATAAGATCGACTTGCGCAGCAAAGAAAATAGCAAACCACTCAATAAGTAATTACTAAAAAAAGTAAGATGATAATCATTCAAAGCAAAAAGCAGAATGTTATAAGAGAACCAGAATTTCTGATATTCCCCAATATGACAATTTTACAAGTTTAACGTACAACATTGGTGATAAATAAAAGGTACAAACTACAGAACACTAATACTAGCTCCAATGGGCGTTCAATAACTTAACTTTTTCGAAAATTTCCTGATAcaattctttctaatattaactCAACATAGCAATCAAGTAAGAAAATTTTCATACTGCGAATTTTCTTGACTTGTTAACCTTCAAGAGTCAATCTTCTAGCAATTTATGTACTTACAGGTTACAGCCCATAAAATGACCCTTGAATATGTAATAATTCCTATCTCATTACAAGATTGAATTTAGAGCTGGTCTTTTCCTCCCTTGGACTTGTGGGAGCTTGGAACTGTTTTTTTGTCCATCATATAATGCTAAAAACAAGGCTATTTGTcacatgacccatttctatattttttaagatttcaaAAGAGGTCCAACTTTGGCACACCTATGTGCCCAATTCAGAAAGGTAGACAAAAATACACCAcctctaccaaaaaaaaaaaaaaacaattcacttgttttctgaaaaagaaACCTACAAGATCAACCACTTAAAATACATCAGTGATCAAAATAGAAGGTATGTCATATGTGACACTAATACTAGCTCCAATGAGCATATCCCAATTTaaaatcttttgaaaattttatggaAACTtagcaaaatattcaaaatggGTATGTGACACTCAAAAAACCTACAATCACTAGTAATCAATGTACACTCGACTAACGAAATaacacaataaaaataaaaatttcacaTAGGCAATTCCAATAGCTTGAGATTAATGTTTAGTTACTATTTGTTACATTTAAAAGTAGGTCCAGTGTTAACCAGAGAAGTGTGAAATTGACAAAACCTCTAGTTTTAGATCCCCTAATTTTCCAGGGCAAATTTTTAATAAGCAAAGTAGCATCTCAAAATTTAGACCTGAATGGAACAGAATTAATaacaaaaaggggaaattttcaaaaatatacagccTACCGTAAAATATTAAGCCACGTAGCCTagtatacaacattatacctgGCGGAAAGGTATCaatcttgtataaaagtgtataatagtgtataaaaggtgtttacacacaaatatgggctaaactgcataaaaaattgaaagtatGGGTATGTGgcataaatattttctcccattAGACATAGAGCTTTCTCCCATTAGACATAGAGcctaattttcccaaaaatgcACATACCCAACCACAACATCTGACTAATAGcttgtttggtcaagcttagtttttctcaaaagtgcttatttttaaaaaagagaggcctttgaccaagcttttgagagaaaataagtgcttggGGGAGAGCAGAAGCTGTTTTCCCGAAGCtgaaaaaaatagcttttgccaagcacttttttgaaaaatacattCAGCTCAAAGgtgtttttaaaattaattggccaaacacaaacttatTTTCGCTAAAAATACTTTTCTGAAAAGCACTTctgaaaaacaaatttaaaaaaaaaaaaaaaacattttccaaaataagctgatttagAAGCTGGGCCAACTAGGCTataattgattgattgattttacttaccaGAAGAAATGTAGCCAAGACTATGGAGACGGTCCTGGAGGGACAGAAGATCAGTTTGGTTCTTCTTAAACACTTCATTGCAATGTCCCAACAACTCCTCAAACGACACAGTTCCAGAAGACATGGAGTCCAGCACATTGAGGTCACTGCTCAGTGAAGATACTCTTTGATTCAGGCTTTGCACAAAGGTCGTCGATGCTGAATCTGTTACAAAGCTGGActatttaaaacaaaattaaagaaagaaaaaagagagggtAAAGTGTAGGAAAGTTGTTATACCAAGAGGTATGGGGCGACGATCGACGGACTCTTTGAGGGCGTGGCAGCTGTTTTGGAGATTGTTACAGAAAATGGCCATGCTTTTGCAGAATTTAGCTATGGAGTCCTCCATTCTGAAGCTTATGGGGGCTCTACGCGGGAGTGGAGATTTTTGAGCTTTGAAAAAGAGAAGGGAAACAAAAGGAAGGGTTGAGATCCTTTTCTCTTTCAGTATATTTGTCAATGGGGTTGTAGGATATTGCCACGTattatcaaaaatttaaaaggccAAGATTTTACTGACATCCCTGAAatcattttatattatttctaaTTCTGAAGTAAAAAAATAACCATTGCCGTGAACTACTGACACCGGTGACATGAACTCACATATATTTATGTTTAATTTAATATACAG
Coding sequences within it:
- the LOC132034497 gene encoding uncharacterized protein LOC132034497 isoform X2, which produces MEDSIAKFCKSMAIFCNNLQNSCHALKESVDRRPIPLDSASTTFVQSLNQRVSSLSSDLNVLDSMSSGTVSFEELLGHCNEVFKKNQTDLLSLQDRLHSLGYISSVDLIDEDSGGEEEDAKVWEDLSADCSLDFKKIEDDPLLDDSLNLQNLGLSDVCLATIASEANTIYEKEGFYLSTEKKQDDSDGKMNDELKSSEDTQSLITVSEDDYENLPKHMKILASWQELIVAVEKMNSFLHTKNTRPYSFQQAEIAEIGLGATKI